Proteins from one Cryptomeria japonica chromosome 4, Sugi_1.0, whole genome shotgun sequence genomic window:
- the LOC131040316 gene encoding subtilisin-like protease SBT3 yields the protein MGIMRRDIVRACIAAAMIIAVCAGTEEVEKLYIVHMDKSQMPTTFLTHHHWYKSVMLSAMGVERQGEVERKLVYTYDIAMHGFAALLTWAELEAVEALPGYVESHEDRGNVVLHMEEFKEQREWIPPSKGKTRYGRKLQTTRSYHFLGLSEEEGLWPQSEFGDANDIVVGIVDSGIWPESPSFVGDGMGPVPTKWKGTCEPGQDFNVSLCNRKLIGSRYFNKGFLALGKKVDLKKDFNSARDAFRHGTFSASIIAGQGIPNANFSGLGFGLAKGMAPYARLAMYKVAWYDSSSTNNIFISESDIVGAMEQAIVDGVDIISISLSSRPLTTNYTKEPVIFTSLEAVQNGVLVVGAASNTGPKIGTVQNEAPWLLTVGASTIDRAFHGMITLGDGQVVKGTSMYTKEFSTSQNFEIIFGSICLEDSLNSTYIRGNILYCDDSSDVDVYTRVQVAKTAEAIAAIIVYNDAVDLLGGIYSMPVVFIDTDQSQVIADYMGTTDTPVASFQFQITELDHTPAPMLATFSAVGPGPLFPDILKPDLVGPGVNIMGACPNRYRPGACTSISSGTSASTAHVAGIAALLKAVNPDWTPAAIKSAIMTTAEKLDNTGHLIKSANIVAPALTPLEIGCGNVNPQLASNPGLVYDMGYNDYMNYLCLTKRTNGVICQNGKGSRYDLNLPTFTANFLSRTEQGTKQVRVFKRVLTNVGGGGNGVYNAVAYMNPMINVTVTPNMLVFNQINQKLEFALTMELAGPVLVTDKVLDGFLLWSDESDNGGGHQGRVCVTWLGPKDHVAEGARSPEVGCRRRGGCRRSGAYGTDWRRGGVVG from the exons GAAAAGCTTTACATAGTCCACATGGACAAATCTCAAATGCCCACCACATTTCTCACCCATCATCACTGGTACAAATCGGTCATGTTATCTGCCATGGGCGTTGAGCGACAAGGTGAGGTGGAGAGAAAGTTGGTGTACACGTATGACATCGCCATGCATGGCTTCGCCGCATTGCTGACGTGGGCAGAGTTGGAGGCGGTAGAAGCATTGCCTGGGTATGTGGAAAGCCATGAGGACAGAGGCAATGTGGTGCTCCATATGGAAGAGTTTAAGGAACAACGAGAATGGATTCCACCCTCCAAGGGCAAGACTCGTTACGGGAGGAAGCTTCAGACTACTCGTTCATATCACTTCTTGGGGCTCTCGGAAGAGGAGGGGCTGTGGCCTCAGTCGGAGTTTGGGGATGCCAATGACATTGTTGTTGGCATTGTTGATTCTGGTATTTGGCCTGAGAGCCCAAGTTTTGTTGGGGATGGAATGGGTCCAGTTCCTACCAAGTGGAAGGGCACTTGTGAACCTGGCCAAGACTTTAATGTTTCTCTTTGTAACAGGAAACTTATTGGATCTCGctatttcaacaagggttttctaGCGTTAG GTAAGAAGGTTGATTTGAAGAAGGATTTCAATTCAGCACGAGATGCTTTTCGCCATGGCACATTTTCAGCGTCTATCATAGCAGGCCAGGGTATCCCCAATGCCAACTTTTCTGGTCTTGGATTCGGTCTTGCCAAGGGAATGGCACCATATGCACGCCTGGCAATGTACAAGGTTGCATGGTATGACTCTAGTTCTACCAACAACATTTTCATTTCAGAAAGTGATATTGTGGGTGCTATGGAGCAAGCCATAGTAGATGGAGTGGACATCATCTCAATCTCATTATCATCAAGGCCACTCACTACAAACTACACAAAAGAGCCTGTTATATTCACCTCCTTAGAAGCTGTGCAAAATGGGGTGCTTGTGGTTGGTGCTGCAAGTAACACAGGTCCTAAGATCGGCACAGTTCAAAATGAGGCTCCATGGTTGCTCACAGTGGGGGCAAGCACCATCGACAGAGCCTTCCATGGCAT GATCACCTTGGGCGATGGTCAGGTTGTTAAGGGAACCTCCATGTACACAAAAGAGTTCTCCACGTCTCAAAACTTCGAAATTATTTTCGGCTCCATATGTCTAGAGGATAGCTTGAACTCCACATATATAAGGGGCAACATTCTCTATTGCGATGATAGCAGTGATGTCGATGTGTATACACGTGTGCAGGTGGCCAAGACTGCTGAAGCAATCGCTGCCATTATTGTCTACAATGATGCAGTAGACCTGCTGGGAGGCATCTATTCAATGCCAGTTGTGTTTATAGATACAGACCAATCACAAGTCATAGCAGACTACATGGGTACCACAGATACTCCAGTTGCTAGCTTCCAGTTCCAAATAACAGAGCTTGACCATACTCCAGCACCCATGCTAGCAACGTTTTCAGCAGTAGGGCCTGGCCCCCTTTTCCCAGATATCCTTAAACCTGACTTGGTGGGCCCTGGTGTTAATATCATGGGTGCTTGCCCTAATAGGTACAGACCTGGTGCATGCACCAGTATAAGTTCTGGTACATCAGCTTCCACTGCACACGTGGCAGGCATAGCTGCACTGCTTAAGGCAGTGAATCCAGATTGGACCCCTGCAGCCATAAAGTCAGCTATTATGACAACGGCAGAGAAGCTAGACAACACAGGCCATCTCATCAAGTCTGCAAACATTGTAGCACCTGCATTGACCCCTCTTGAGATTGGTTGCGGCAATGTCAACCCCCAATTAGCATCTAATCCAGGACTCGTCTATGACATGGGCTACAATGATTACATGAATTATCTCTGCTTGACTAAGAGGACAAATGGCGTTATCTGCCAAAATGGCAAGGGTTCGCGATATGATCTCAACCTTCCAACTTTCACTGCAAATTTCCTTTCTAGGACGGAACAAGGGACAAAGCAGGTGAGGGTTTTTAAGAGAGTTTTAACCAATGTTGGAGGAGGGGGGAATGGTGTGTACAATGCCGTTGCATATATGAATCCAATGATAAATGTGACGGTGACACCTAATATGCTGGTTTTCAACCAAATTAATCAAAAGCTGGAATTCGCATTGACAATGGAATTGGCTGGGCCGGTCTTAGTGACAGATAAAGTTCTTGATGGTTTTTTGTTATGGTCTGATGAGTCAGACAACGGAGGGGGGCATCAG